A genomic segment from Kyrpidia tusciae DSM 2912 encodes:
- a CDS encoding copper amine oxidase N-terminal domain-containing protein — MDALRSAVDRLKEWSNQPGTKTDEEADRQAEAALSEAAASDQADPQILTALADIREKLNDAVGAIQALEQALQSQPADQTVLPKLRKLYDVVGKKDIQVFVDGKKPVFDVPPLVRDGRTLVPIRQIAEALGAKVDWNQGTVTIRRGNQSVTLEIGDPSASVNGQNVTLDVPPEVSGGRTLVPLRFVGEAFGMAIDYQDGIVSVHPPAGQNG; from the coding sequence GTGGACGCGCTGCGCAGCGCTGTGGACAGGCTGAAGGAATGGTCAAACCAGCCGGGAACCAAAACCGACGAAGAAGCGGACCGCCAGGCGGAGGCCGCTCTCAGTGAAGCGGCGGCTTCAGATCAGGCTGACCCGCAGATCCTGACCGCCCTGGCGGACATCAGGGAAAAACTGAACGACGCGGTTGGGGCCATTCAAGCCCTGGAACAAGCGTTACAATCTCAGCCGGCCGATCAAACCGTTCTTCCGAAATTGAGAAAACTGTACGACGTTGTAGGCAAAAAGGATATCCAAGTATTCGTCGACGGCAAAAAACCGGTTTTCGATGTCCCGCCCCTCGTCCGGGACGGACGGACCCTTGTCCCAATCCGGCAGATCGCCGAAGCCCTCGGGGCAAAGGTGGACTGGAATCAAGGGACAGTCACAATCCGGCGCGGGAATCAGTCCGTCACCTTGGAAATCGGCGATCCGTCAGCTTCGGTGAACGGACAGAACGTCACCCTGGACGTACCGCCGGAGGTATCCGGGGGTCGAACGCTGGTTCCGTTGCGTTTTGTCGGCGAGGCCTTCGGTATGGCGATCGATTATCAGGACGGAATTGTATCGGTCCACCCACCTGCCGGGCAGAACGGATAA